One stretch of Thermococcus sp. 21S9 DNA includes these proteins:
- the tiaS gene encoding tRNA(Ile2) 2-agmatinylcytidine synthetase TiaS, which produces MLLHIGIDDTDSPNGMCTTYLGALLYRELSRLAEPIDLPRLIRLNPNIPYKTRGNGAVAMTFEVDEELIPEIKDLVLFYVNQLADFTHENTNPGVAFLEGEIPEKLREFSLKALREHVTIEEAERVAREVGAETFKFKLGRGIIGALASIGYPLKTFTYELLAYREPENWGKERKVDAESVFLADRWSYPFTYDNVDYYKRTVLIAPHGKDPVLVGIRGIDRGKVLQAFEMVRFGEPIAFYQLYKTNQNTDDHLTPKKIGELRLYDSAVVRGRVSRPYWERGRHVFLELEDETGKIRVAAFEPTKKFRNYVRKLLPGDEIIAAGGVKEHEGVLTLNLEKFYPVKLVPKIEYRKPKCPRCGGTMKSKGDYLKCKRCGYRMPKKLIPVEVPRELERKIYEVPPDARKHLSRPLVLPGGEERILNS; this is translated from the coding sequence ATGCTCCTCCACATCGGAATCGACGACACGGACTCACCCAACGGCATGTGCACGACCTACCTCGGCGCGCTCCTCTACCGTGAGCTGTCGCGCTTAGCTGAGCCCATCGACCTGCCGAGGCTTATACGACTGAACCCGAACATCCCATACAAGACGCGCGGGAACGGAGCGGTTGCGATGACCTTCGAGGTCGATGAAGAGCTTATCCCTGAGATTAAGGACCTCGTGCTGTTCTACGTCAACCAGCTCGCGGACTTCACACACGAGAATACAAACCCTGGCGTCGCTTTTCTCGAGGGCGAAATCCCCGAAAAACTGAGGGAGTTCTCGCTTAAAGCTTTGAGGGAGCACGTTACCATCGAGGAAGCCGAGAGGGTTGCGAGGGAGGTTGGAGCGGAAACCTTCAAGTTCAAGCTTGGCAGGGGCATAATCGGCGCTTTAGCTTCAATCGGCTATCCTTTAAAGACCTTCACCTACGAGCTTTTAGCTTACCGCGAGCCCGAGAACTGGGGGAAGGAGAGAAAAGTCGACGCCGAAAGCGTGTTTCTGGCCGACAGGTGGAGCTATCCCTTCACCTACGACAACGTGGATTATTACAAGAGAACCGTACTCATAGCCCCTCACGGCAAAGACCCCGTTCTCGTCGGAATCAGGGGGATTGATAGGGGAAAGGTTCTCCAGGCCTTTGAGATGGTCCGCTTTGGGGAGCCGATAGCTTTCTACCAGCTCTACAAGACGAACCAGAACACCGACGACCATTTGACTCCAAAAAAAATCGGCGAGCTGAGGCTATACGACAGCGCTGTTGTCAGGGGTAGGGTTTCCAGGCCATACTGGGAGCGCGGGAGGCACGTTTTCCTCGAGCTGGAGGACGAGACGGGAAAGATACGCGTCGCGGCATTCGAGCCGACGAAGAAGTTCAGGAACTACGTTCGGAAGCTCCTGCCCGGCGATGAAATCATCGCCGCTGGAGGGGTTAAGGAGCACGAGGGAGTTCTGACGCTCAACCTTGAGAAGTTCTACCCTGTGAAGCTCGTCCCGAAAATCGAATACAGAAAACCTAAGTGCCCGCGCTGTGGGGGAACGATGAAGAGCAAGGGCGACTACCTAAAGTGCAAGCGCTGCGGCTACAGAATGCCGAAGAAGCTGATTCCGGTTGAAGTCCCCCGCGAGCTGGAGAGGAAGATTTACGAGGTTCCGCCGGATGCGAGGAAGCACCTGTCGAGGCCTCTGGTGTTGCCGGGTGGGGAGGAGAGGATTTTAAATTCTTAA
- a CDS encoding DUF3696 domain-containing protein, whose amino-acid sequence MIEDIKVKNFKSFSDTGKKKIKPITILIGPNSSGKSSFIQFLLLLKQTIESTSRDSPLVLNGRYVQLGSFREIIHKQRVRKSIEFEFSVRLDNVLNDLRYRIRYRRDNFLRYLHEYGDTITYKSKIRYVKPPIKGVVPTLRLQEFEIQLNSEERRNTSFKVVFKFDSKNQKYEVYINDKKAGKLFQKAWVYKTTTGRIYNTTTTIHPINFYILAYMSPILDIETPSEFSEGEILVAEFLLDSVRTIEKIMKKIYYIGPLRERPKRYYILSGDVPLDVGPSGENALSTLLTSKRQEYLIKKVNEWLKKFDLAKQFQIKGIKSQILLEALVEDPIQGLKLNISDVGFGLSQILPIIIEGFHAPSDSIILIEQPEIHLHPKLQADMADLFIDIAKSGNRKLIIETHSEHIILRLQRRIIEGVIRPEDVAIYYFEMTKEGTNIQDISINELGELENWPKGFFEEDAREIIELTKARLNKIQKTSTHQKESS is encoded by the coding sequence ATGATTGAAGATATCAAAGTGAAAAATTTTAAGTCTTTTTCTGATACTGGCAAAAAGAAAATTAAACCCATTACAATTTTAATTGGTCCAAACAGTAGCGGCAAGAGCAGTTTTATCCAATTCCTTTTATTGCTAAAACAGACTATAGAAAGCACCTCTAGAGACAGCCCCTTGGTGTTAAACGGTAGATATGTCCAACTAGGGTCATTTAGAGAGATTATCCACAAGCAACGGGTCAGGAAATCAATAGAATTTGAATTTTCAGTAAGGCTAGATAATGTACTAAATGACCTACGATACCGTATACGCTATCGCCGTGATAATTTCCTAAGATATCTTCATGAATATGGGGACACCATTACATACAAATCTAAAATACGATACGTGAAACCTCCAATTAAAGGTGTTGTCCCTACGCTAAGACTACAAGAATTTGAGATACAATTGAACTCGGAAGAACGTAGAAACACGTCATTTAAAGTCGTCTTTAAATTTGACAGCAAAAATCAAAAGTATGAAGTATATATAAATGACAAGAAAGCTGGAAAATTATTCCAGAAAGCTTGGGTTTATAAAACAACAACGGGTCGCATCTACAACACTACTACAACAATACATCCTATTAATTTTTATATCCTTGCATATATGTCTCCAATTCTTGATATCGAAACACCTTCAGAATTTTCTGAAGGTGAAATACTTGTTGCAGAATTTTTATTAGATTCTGTTAGAACAATAGAAAAAATTATGAAAAAAATTTACTATATAGGTCCTCTCCGGGAGCGTCCAAAGAGATATTACATCCTCTCGGGAGATGTTCCTCTAGACGTAGGACCCAGTGGAGAAAATGCCCTGAGCACATTGTTGACATCAAAAAGGCAGGAATACTTGATAAAGAAAGTTAACGAGTGGCTAAAGAAGTTTGATTTAGCAAAACAGTTCCAAATAAAAGGCATAAAATCTCAAATACTCCTCGAAGCATTAGTTGAAGACCCTATTCAAGGGTTAAAATTGAACATTTCAGACGTAGGATTTGGACTTTCCCAAATATTGCCGATTATAATAGAAGGGTTTCACGCACCTTCTGATTCAATAATATTAATAGAGCAACCAGAAATACATTTGCACCCAAAACTTCAAGCAGATATGGCTGATTTGTTTATTGATATTGCAAAGTCTGGGAACAGGAAACTAATAATAGAAACCCACAGTGAACATATAATTCTCAGACTTCAAAGGAGAATCATAGAGGGGGTTATTCGCCCTGAGGACGTTGCTATATATTATTTTGAAATGACTAAAGAGGGCACCAATATACAAGATATTTCAATAAATGAACTTGGAGAATTGGAAAATTGGCCAAAAGGATTCTTTGAGGAGGACGCTAGAGAAATAATAGAGCTCACCAAGGCTAGACTCAATAAGATCCAAAAAACATCCACACATCAGAAAGAGTCCTCCTGA
- a CDS encoding SLC13 family permease has protein sequence MSVLLLLYAGLVLIDRSLPGRTPDLVDWSSLSLITALIITSKGLELSGVFNRLAPRLVTRANGSSRRLLFLLLPTIALSSALIMNDTAMLVFIPLVVALSELSGMDKARAVTLSAIAANVGSALTPIGNPQNIIIWREYGLGFFAFIEGMLPFVLLWLGLLLAIVFFTPDEPLSVRSLPAVAFRKDLFIVSAILLGLNVYLGEIGRHELSIALTLLVFLLLERDVLLSFDWALVLTFAFIFIDFNELSALFLKAGLFLPTEEAGLVLASAGLSQLISNVPATVVFLGSKPSWLPLAVGVNAGGTGTVVGSLANLIAVRIARVSLRDFHRYSVPYFIVVLVISAGLILAFNF, from the coding sequence TTGAGCGTTCTGCTCCTCCTCTACGCCGGGTTAGTCCTGATAGACCGCTCCCTTCCCGGAAGAACGCCTGACCTCGTCGACTGGAGCAGTTTAAGCCTCATCACCGCTTTAATCATAACCTCGAAGGGTCTCGAGCTGTCCGGAGTCTTCAACAGGCTCGCGCCAAGGCTTGTAACGCGGGCAAACGGCTCGAGCAGGAGACTGCTTTTCCTTCTGCTTCCAACGATAGCCCTTTCCTCGGCACTGATAATGAACGATACAGCGATGCTCGTCTTCATTCCCCTCGTCGTGGCCCTCTCCGAGCTTTCCGGGATGGACAAGGCGAGGGCGGTAACACTTTCGGCGATAGCGGCGAACGTCGGTTCCGCTTTGACGCCGATAGGAAACCCCCAGAACATCATAATCTGGCGCGAGTACGGTTTAGGGTTCTTTGCATTCATCGAGGGCATGCTCCCCTTCGTTCTCCTCTGGCTCGGCCTGTTGCTGGCAATCGTCTTCTTCACTCCAGATGAACCGCTCTCAGTCCGCTCCCTTCCCGCGGTTGCCTTCAGAAAGGACCTCTTCATCGTCTCAGCCATTCTCCTCGGCCTCAACGTTTACCTTGGCGAAATCGGGAGGCACGAGCTCTCGATTGCGCTCACCCTGCTGGTCTTTCTTCTCCTCGAGCGGGACGTGCTTCTAAGCTTCGACTGGGCGCTCGTGCTCACCTTCGCGTTCATCTTCATAGACTTCAACGAGCTCTCGGCACTATTCCTTAAGGCGGGCCTGTTCCTCCCGACCGAGGAAGCCGGCCTCGTTCTGGCGTCTGCAGGATTAAGCCAGCTGATAAGCAACGTTCCGGCGACGGTTGTCTTCCTCGGTTCAAAGCCGAGCTGGCTTCCCTTAGCTGTGGGTGTGAACGCTGGTGGAACTGGAACTGTTGTTGGCTCTCTCGCCAATCTCATCGCGGTTAGAATAGCGAGGGTCTCTCTGAGGGACTTTCACAGGTATTCCGTACCGTACTTTATCGTCGTCCTCGTAATCTCTGCAGGGCTCATCCTTGCGTTTAATTTTTAA
- a CDS encoding cytochrome c biogenesis protein CcdA has product MAVVRKAVLLGLLLVFATGLVSAGTVKYGNLTFHTVTNEKDLQALISQNDGRYFFLFYNSESCPACNYMKTSVFSTPTAEEALKSMVLVSIDVYRARSITTLKYRVYDPVIVIQPDNAGYYQPKSPGEEISVGVPGTPTMVIFRAVNGTMVLRGVAVGALSPEGLAFFVDRALGNETIQGANENSEKGQQTGQTSGTNETNLSLAVLLPIFSAGILSVFSPCVLPVVVGTLSLTFARRKVEAIIAGMVASFALLGALVGSLGEYASQIQGALYLIGGVGFMVIGAGFVSERVSSKLERFLSFSPTDRVTGKRGVLYDFALGSALGATWLGCIAPYVGFAVITATLSGDTLSGVIVMGTYGLGMGLTVYLLTASKDLGEWVNRKFLSGRLSLGGKGKARWEQALGVILILLGLLMLTELTPLKLWSSLFEWLSGL; this is encoded by the coding sequence GTGGCTGTGGTGAGGAAGGCTGTACTGCTTGGCCTGCTGTTGGTGTTCGCGACCGGCCTCGTGAGCGCGGGGACGGTAAAATACGGTAACCTTACCTTCCACACCGTCACCAATGAAAAGGACTTGCAAGCACTCATCTCCCAGAACGACGGCCGTTACTTCTTCCTGTTCTACAACTCGGAGAGCTGTCCCGCCTGTAATTATATGAAAACGAGTGTGTTCTCAACTCCGACGGCAGAGGAGGCCCTAAAAAGTATGGTTCTCGTCTCGATTGACGTTTACAGGGCCCGCTCTATAACAACGCTCAAATATCGGGTTTACGACCCCGTCATCGTCATACAGCCCGACAACGCCGGTTACTATCAACCAAAATCTCCGGGAGAGGAAATCAGTGTTGGAGTCCCGGGAACACCGACGATGGTTATATTCAGGGCCGTCAACGGCACTATGGTGCTCAGGGGAGTGGCCGTCGGCGCCCTCAGTCCAGAAGGACTGGCGTTCTTCGTTGACAGGGCCCTCGGAAACGAAACCATCCAGGGCGCCAACGAAAACTCGGAGAAGGGCCAGCAAACCGGTCAGACGTCCGGGACAAATGAAACAAACCTTAGCCTCGCCGTCCTACTGCCAATATTCTCGGCTGGAATCTTGAGCGTCTTCTCGCCCTGTGTGTTGCCGGTCGTGGTTGGAACCCTCTCCCTGACCTTCGCAAGGAGGAAAGTTGAGGCCATAATAGCGGGAATGGTGGCTTCCTTCGCCCTGCTCGGTGCACTCGTGGGGAGTCTCGGCGAGTACGCCTCCCAGATACAGGGGGCGCTGTACCTAATCGGCGGTGTCGGTTTCATGGTCATAGGCGCGGGATTCGTGAGCGAGAGGGTAAGCTCGAAGCTTGAAAGGTTTCTGAGCTTCTCACCCACCGACAGGGTGACGGGGAAGAGGGGTGTACTCTATGACTTCGCCCTGGGCTCGGCGTTGGGGGCCACCTGGCTCGGCTGTATAGCACCGTACGTCGGCTTCGCGGTGATAACGGCCACCCTAAGCGGGGACACGCTGAGCGGGGTTATTGTAATGGGCACATACGGCCTTGGGATGGGCCTCACTGTCTACCTGCTGACGGCATCGAAGGACCTCGGCGAGTGGGTTAACAGGAAGTTCCTCTCAGGGAGGCTATCCCTGGGCGGAAAGGGCAAGGCAAGGTGGGAACAGGCCCTCGGTGTGATTCTAATCCTGCTTGGCCTGCTGATGCTGACCGAACTCACACCGCTCAAGCTCTGGAGTTCCCTCTTCGAGTGGCTCTCTGGACTCTAA
- a CDS encoding nitroreductase family protein encodes MEFFEVLRKRRSIRRFQDRPVPRELVNKLLESAFLAPSSYNKRPWHFIVVDDREKLKALSKAKLGASGLATAPIAIVVTADETKSDVWIEDSSIVAEHIQLSAFALGLGAFWVQIRNRMHNERKSAEEYVREVLGIPENYRVLCIIGVGYPAEKKPPHGEEVFEWEKVSYNTFGRPWKKR; translated from the coding sequence ATGGAGTTCTTCGAGGTTCTCAGGAAGAGGAGGAGCATCCGGAGGTTTCAGGACAGGCCCGTTCCGAGGGAGCTTGTGAACAAGTTGCTCGAATCCGCGTTCCTCGCCCCAAGCTCCTACAACAAAAGACCCTGGCACTTCATCGTGGTGGATGATAGGGAGAAGCTCAAGGCCCTCTCAAAGGCAAAGCTCGGGGCCTCGGGCTTGGCAACGGCGCCTATTGCGATAGTGGTTACCGCAGATGAAACGAAGAGCGACGTCTGGATAGAGGACTCGAGCATAGTTGCCGAGCACATACAGCTCTCAGCCTTCGCCCTCGGCCTTGGTGCGTTCTGGGTGCAGATAAGGAACAGGATGCACAACGAGAGGAAGAGCGCGGAGGAGTACGTGCGAGAAGTCCTCGGCATTCCCGAAAACTACAGGGTCCTCTGCATAATAGGCGTTGGCTATCCGGCCGAGAAAAAGCCCCCGCACGGTGAGGAGGTCTTCGAGTGGGAGAAGGTGAGCTACAACACCTTTGGCAGGCCGTGGAAGAAACGATGA
- a CDS encoding DUF998 domain-containing protein, with amino-acid sequence MISKKLAWSGFAGGLVYWLFVAWSISRNPWFSFWRNALSDLGGAKANSPWIYNAGLVVTSFFVLAFAVYLILTAVNKAQTVGGAYISVSAIFLALIGIFHEGTRPHVFVSTYFFVQFFMGALIYGLGSEKNVRIASLVLFALAVIGAFFRWPSTALLETYEILLVMAFTLVVALSGGGER; translated from the coding sequence ATGATCTCAAAAAAACTCGCGTGGAGCGGTTTTGCGGGCGGTCTTGTCTACTGGCTCTTCGTTGCCTGGAGCATAAGCCGAAACCCCTGGTTCTCATTCTGGAGGAACGCGCTGAGCGACCTCGGAGGGGCCAAGGCAAACTCGCCCTGGATTTACAACGCCGGCCTGGTGGTTACATCGTTCTTCGTGCTGGCCTTTGCGGTCTATCTAATCTTAACGGCAGTCAACAAAGCCCAGACCGTTGGCGGGGCCTACATAAGCGTCTCGGCCATCTTCTTGGCTCTAATAGGGATATTCCACGAGGGAACGAGGCCCCACGTCTTCGTCTCGACGTACTTCTTCGTCCAGTTCTTCATGGGAGCTTTGATTTACGGCCTCGGCTCGGAGAAAAACGTCAGGATTGCCTCGCTCGTTCTCTTTGCCCTCGCGGTTATTGGGGCATTTTTCAGGTGGCCCTCAACGGCCCTCTTAGAAACCTACGAGATTCTCCTCGTCATGGCCTTCACCCTCGTCGTCGCGCTTTCCGGAGGTGGTGAAAGGTGA